A portion of the Pseudomonas sp. PSE14 genome contains these proteins:
- the lipA gene encoding lipoyl synthase: protein MSTVVDNPGQAAPAAKPGKVEVGVKLRGAEKVARIPVKIIPTEELPKKPDWIRVRIPVSPEVDRIKQLLRKHKLHSVCEEASCPNLGECFSGGTATFMIMGDICTRRCPFCDVGHGRPKPLDVDEPKNLAIAIADLRLKYVVITSVDRDDLRDGGAQHFADCLREIRKLSPGIQLETLVPDYRGRMDIALEITANEPPDVFNHNLETVPRLYKSSRPGSDFEWSLDLLQKFKQMVPHVPTKSGLMLGLGETDEEVIEVMQRMREHDIDMLTLGQYLQPSRNHLPVQRFVHPDTFAWFAEEGAKMGFKNVASGPLVRSSYHADQQAHGHKIG, encoded by the coding sequence ATGAGCACTGTTGTGGACAACCCGGGTCAGGCTGCCCCAGCCGCCAAGCCGGGCAAGGTGGAAGTCGGCGTGAAGCTGCGCGGCGCGGAAAAGGTCGCGCGCATTCCGGTGAAGATCATCCCCACCGAGGAACTGCCGAAGAAGCCCGACTGGATTCGCGTGCGCATCCCCGTTTCGCCCGAAGTCGACCGCATCAAGCAACTGCTGCGCAAGCACAAGCTGCACAGCGTCTGCGAGGAAGCCTCCTGCCCGAACCTGGGCGAATGCTTCTCCGGCGGCACCGCCACCTTCATGATCATGGGCGACATCTGCACCCGCCGTTGCCCCTTCTGCGACGTCGGCCACGGCCGGCCGAAGCCGCTGGACGTCGACGAGCCGAAGAACCTCGCCATCGCCATCGCCGACCTGCGCCTGAAATACGTGGTGATCACCTCGGTGGACCGCGACGACCTGCGTGACGGCGGCGCCCAGCACTTCGCCGACTGCCTGCGCGAGATCCGCAAGCTGTCCCCGGGCATCCAGCTGGAAACCCTGGTCCCGGACTACCGCGGCCGCATGGATATCGCCCTGGAAATCACCGCCAACGAGCCGCCGGATGTGTTCAACCACAACCTGGAAACCGTGCCGCGCCTGTACAAGTCCTCGCGTCCGGGTTCCGACTTCGAGTGGTCGCTGGACCTGCTGCAGAAGTTCAAGCAGATGGTCCCCCACGTACCGACCAAGTCCGGCCTGATGCTCGGCCTGGGCGAAACCGACGAGGAAGTCATCGAAGTCATGCAGCGTATGCGTGAGCACGACATCGACATGCTCACCCTCGGCCAGTACCTGCAGCCCTCGCGCAACCACCTGCCGGTGCAGCGCTTCGTCCACCCGGATACCTTCGCCTGGTTCGCCGAGGAAGGCGCGAAGATGGGCTTCAAGAACGTCGCTTCCGGCCCGCTGGTGCGTTCCTCGTACCATGCCGACCAGCAGGCGCACGGGCACAAGATCGGCTGA
- a CDS encoding fimbrial protein has product MKKLLVAALVSAASISAYAADVKVTFDGEVVDQTCKINGSDPMVDVAVTLPKVGATSFSVNSRVSGAKKFDLTLTDCTAAPTLRWEPLPNVDLTTGALKNLSTGGSNVQVQVLNQAQQVIDLNNDAGFPVTLDASNSATVSYYGQYYANVLPATTGLVNTYGYITLTY; this is encoded by the coding sequence ATGAAAAAGCTGCTCGTAGCTGCCCTGGTCTCCGCTGCTTCCATCAGTGCTTACGCCGCTGACGTCAAAGTCACCTTCGACGGCGAAGTGGTTGACCAGACCTGCAAGATCAATGGTTCCGACCCGATGGTCGACGTCGCTGTCACCCTGCCGAAGGTCGGTGCGACCTCCTTCTCTGTCAACTCCCGAGTTTCCGGCGCGAAGAAGTTCGACCTGACCCTGACCGACTGCACCGCTGCCCCGACTCTGCGTTGGGAGCCGCTGCCGAACGTTGACCTGACCACTGGCGCCCTGAAGAACCTGTCCACTGGCGGTTCCAACGTCCAGGTCCAGGTTCTGAACCAGGCCCAGCAGGTGATCGACCTGAACAACGACGCTGGCTTCCCAGTGACGCTGGACGCTTCCAACAGCGCCACCGTGAGCTACTACGGCCAGTACTACGCCAACGTGCTGCCGGCCACTACCGGTCTGGTCAACACCTACGGCTACATCACCCTGACCTACTAA
- a CDS encoding fimbria/pilus periplasmic chaperone: MFKLSSRSLWFAGCMGAVVLWSSMVSAGIVITGSRVVYPAKDREVTVKMTNNAEEPSLVQAWVDKGNSKLTPDKADGPFLITPPITRVEPKKGQALRLVYTGDDAASKKQETVFWLNVLDVPPMPKDKEANFLQVAVRSRLKIFYRPDGLPGSPAESAQGLKWSVVQTGGGYAVRATNGGAFHVSLSTITVQANGRSYQVKPEDVKMVAPGASETFPVQGLNTAPGAGTQVDYQWVNDWGSPQKVEAKL, from the coding sequence ATGTTCAAGCTCTCTTCCAGATCCCTGTGGTTTGCCGGCTGCATGGGCGCAGTCGTCCTGTGGTCCAGCATGGTCAGTGCTGGCATCGTGATCACTGGCTCCCGCGTTGTTTACCCCGCCAAGGACAGAGAAGTGACGGTCAAGATGACCAATAACGCAGAAGAGCCGTCACTCGTTCAAGCCTGGGTCGACAAAGGCAATTCCAAGCTGACGCCCGACAAGGCCGATGGCCCGTTCCTCATCACGCCACCCATTACCCGGGTGGAGCCGAAGAAAGGGCAGGCGCTGCGCCTGGTCTACACCGGCGATGACGCTGCTTCCAAGAAGCAGGAAACCGTTTTCTGGCTGAACGTGCTCGACGTTCCGCCCATGCCCAAGGACAAGGAAGCCAACTTCCTCCAGGTGGCAGTCCGTTCGCGCCTCAAGATCTTCTATCGCCCTGACGGCCTACCCGGCTCCCCGGCTGAATCGGCCCAGGGCCTGAAATGGTCAGTGGTCCAGACAGGCGGCGGCTATGCCGTGCGCGCCACGAACGGCGGTGCCTTCCACGTCTCGCTCTCGACCATCACTGTGCAGGCCAATGGCAGGTCGTATCAGGTCAAGCCTGAGGACGTGAAGATGGTCGCTCCCGGTGCCAGCGAGACCTTCCCGGTTCAAGGGCTGAATACCGCACCCGGTGCTGGAACCCAAGTCGACTACCAATGGGTGAACGACTGGGGTTCCCCGCAGAAGGTTGAAGCCAAGCTCTGA